In Actinoplanes derwentensis, the following proteins share a genomic window:
- a CDS encoding cystathionine gamma-lyase translates to MSYSDGTRSVHAGLPTPVVGEPFLPGPVFAAPYHLDPVTGPGENGYARTENPTREGLESAIGALEGGPTLVFSSGQAAITALLLAVLRTGDTVALPSDGYFTVRAFAEGTLRDLGVKTVLVPTAGPYPDFTGMRLVLLETPANPGLDVCDVRALSAAAHEAGALVAVDNTAATPLGQNPLALGADLVVASGTKALTGHSDVLLGYVSATDPALLAKVETWRKQTGAVPGAFDAWLAHRSIATLDLRLARQTRNAAAVAELLLARSDVTGVRWPGLPGDPSFAIASAQMRRIPGIVSFDLGTAERVGRFLTAARLVFAATSFGGVHTTADRRAQWGDDTSPGFVRFSCGIEDSVDLIADITAALDASRA, encoded by the coding sequence ATGAGTTATTCCGACGGCACCCGGTCGGTACACGCGGGCCTGCCCACCCCGGTGGTCGGCGAGCCGTTCCTGCCGGGGCCGGTGTTCGCCGCGCCCTACCACCTCGATCCGGTCACCGGGCCGGGGGAGAACGGCTACGCGCGCACCGAGAACCCGACCCGGGAAGGACTGGAATCGGCGATCGGGGCTCTGGAGGGCGGGCCGACGCTGGTCTTCTCCAGCGGGCAGGCGGCGATCACCGCGCTGCTGCTCGCGGTGCTGCGGACCGGCGACACGGTGGCGCTCCCCTCGGACGGGTACTTCACGGTCCGGGCCTTCGCCGAGGGCACTCTGCGGGACCTGGGTGTGAAGACGGTTCTGGTGCCGACGGCGGGGCCGTACCCGGATTTCACCGGCATGCGGCTGGTGCTGCTGGAGACGCCGGCCAACCCGGGGCTGGACGTCTGTGACGTGCGGGCGCTGTCCGCCGCCGCGCACGAGGCGGGGGCGCTGGTCGCGGTCGACAACACGGCGGCCACACCGCTCGGGCAGAACCCGCTCGCCCTCGGGGCGGATCTGGTGGTCGCGTCCGGGACCAAAGCGCTGACCGGGCATTCCGACGTTCTTCTGGGGTACGTGTCGGCCACCGATCCGGCGTTGCTGGCCAAGGTCGAGACGTGGCGCAAGCAGACCGGTGCGGTGCCGGGGGCGTTCGACGCGTGGCTGGCGCACCGGTCCATCGCGACTCTCGACCTGCGGCTCGCCCGGCAGACCCGGAACGCCGCGGCCGTCGCCGAACTGCTGCTGGCCCGGTCCGACGTGACCGGGGTCCGCTGGCCGGGGCTGCCCGGTGACCCGTCGTTCGCGATCGCGTCCGCTCAGATGCGCCGGATCCCGGGGATCGTGTCGTTCGACCTCGGTACCGCGGAACGGGTGGGCCGGTTCCTGACCGCGGCGCGGCTGGTGTTCGCGGCCACGTCGTTCGGGGGCGTGCACACCACCGCGGACCGGCGGGCCCAATGGGGGGACGACACGTCGCCGGGCTTCGTCCGGTTCTCCTGCGGCATCGAGGACAGTGTCGACCTGATCGCTGACATCACCGCGGCTCTGGACGCCTCCCGGGCATGA
- a CDS encoding D-alanine--D-alanine ligase family protein has product MTSPRKTRVAIVFGGRSSEHAISCVSAGAILGALDPDQYEILPVGITRAGRWVLASGDASRLAIRERALPEITAASGSAVVLAVDPTATEMIVRDPVEGVSELAGADVVFPVLHGAYGEDGTIQGMLEMAGIPYVGANVFASAAAMDKEFTKKLAIAEGIPVGPYAVLRAGVSLSGADRDRLGLPVFVKPSRAGSSTGITKVSDWADLDAAVAAAREIDPKVLVEAAIVGREIECGVLEGETGGEPEASLLAEIHMDGADWYDFETKYLAGSRATIPADLPDAVTRQVRQYALRTFTALDCAGLARVDFFVTASGEVLLNEINTMPGMTPTSMFPQMWAATGLEYPKVVDRLVRTALSRGTGLH; this is encoded by the coding sequence GTGACGTCCCCGCGCAAGACCCGCGTCGCCATCGTGTTCGGCGGTCGCAGCTCTGAGCACGCGATCTCCTGTGTCAGCGCCGGTGCGATCCTGGGTGCTCTGGACCCGGATCAGTACGAGATCCTGCCGGTCGGAATCACCCGTGCGGGGCGCTGGGTGCTGGCTTCCGGGGACGCCTCGCGGCTCGCCATCAGGGAGCGCGCGCTGCCCGAGATCACCGCGGCGTCCGGCAGCGCGGTGGTGCTCGCGGTCGACCCGACGGCGACCGAGATGATCGTGCGCGACCCGGTCGAGGGTGTCTCCGAGCTGGCGGGTGCGGACGTGGTCTTCCCGGTGCTGCACGGCGCCTACGGGGAGGACGGCACGATCCAGGGGATGCTGGAGATGGCCGGGATTCCGTACGTCGGGGCCAACGTCTTCGCCTCGGCGGCGGCGATGGACAAGGAGTTCACCAAGAAGCTCGCGATCGCCGAGGGCATCCCGGTCGGGCCCTACGCGGTGCTGCGCGCCGGAGTGTCACTCTCCGGGGCCGACCGGGACCGACTGGGGCTGCCGGTCTTCGTGAAACCGTCGCGGGCCGGATCATCCACCGGCATCACCAAGGTCAGCGACTGGGCCGACCTGGACGCGGCCGTCGCGGCCGCCCGGGAGATCGACCCGAAGGTGCTGGTCGAGGCCGCGATCGTGGGCCGTGAGATCGAATGCGGTGTGCTGGAGGGGGAGACCGGCGGGGAGCCCGAGGCGTCACTGCTCGCCGAGATCCACATGGACGGCGCGGACTGGTACGACTTCGAGACGAAGTACCTGGCCGGCAGCCGGGCCACCATCCCCGCCGACCTGCCCGACGCCGTCACCCGGCAGGTCCGCCAGTACGCGCTGCGGACCTTCACCGCGCTGGACTGCGCCGGCCTGGCCCGGGTCGACTTCTTCGTGACCGCGTCCGGCGAGGTCCTGCTCAACGAGATCAACACGATGCCGGGGATGACGCCGACCTCGATGTTCCCGCAGATGTGGGCGGCCACCGGCCTGGAGTACCCGAAGGTCGTGGACCGGCTGGTGCGCACCGCGCTGAGCCGCGGCACCGGCCTGCACTAG
- a CDS encoding DUF3515 domain-containing protein, translated as MVDTDTPRTEVAPDRTKRIAALWATLVAVPVTLVVGVIAFATIKPDDPEKSERTPVAIPSTPVVMDAPQLDERTSTVCLAVTSQLPVKIRDLPARAVSAGPEQNAAFGEPAVTVACGVPQPETCKVPDDATPGCVPMDTELLIMNNVCWWAAPGSGGATITTMDREVPVRVTVPESYENPAQWANEFSDTIVKTVKSKQAGTMPSGCE; from the coding sequence ATGGTGGATACCGACACCCCGAGAACCGAAGTGGCACCCGACCGGACGAAACGGATCGCCGCGTTGTGGGCGACCCTGGTGGCCGTCCCGGTGACGCTGGTCGTGGGTGTCATCGCATTCGCCACGATAAAGCCGGACGATCCAGAGAAGTCAGAAAGAACACCGGTCGCGATTCCGAGCACCCCGGTCGTCATGGACGCGCCGCAGCTCGACGAGCGCACGTCGACGGTCTGTCTGGCGGTCACGTCCCAGCTCCCGGTGAAGATCCGCGACCTGCCGGCCCGTGCGGTGAGCGCCGGGCCGGAGCAGAACGCCGCTTTCGGCGAGCCCGCGGTCACGGTCGCCTGCGGGGTGCCCCAGCCGGAGACGTGCAAGGTTCCGGACGACGCCACGCCCGGCTGCGTCCCGATGGACACCGAGCTGCTGATCATGAACAACGTCTGCTGGTGGGCGGCGCCCGGCAGTGGCGGGGCCACCATCACCACGATGGACCGCGAGGTCCCGGTGCGGGTGACCGTGCCCGAGTCGTACGAGAACCCGGCACAGTGGGCCAACGAGTTCTCCGACACGATCGTCAAGACGGTCAAGTCGAAACAAGCCGGCACCATGCCGAGCGGATGTGAGTAA
- a CDS encoding Lrp/AsnC family transcriptional regulator → MVQAYILIQTEVGKARDVAAAIEKIPGVVRVDAVTGPYDVVVLTEARTVDELGGLIVSKVQFVPGITRTLTCSVVNL, encoded by the coding sequence GTGGTCCAGGCATACATCCTCATTCAAACGGAGGTCGGTAAGGCCCGTGACGTGGCCGCCGCGATCGAGAAGATACCGGGCGTGGTTCGGGTCGACGCGGTGACGGGGCCGTACGACGTGGTCGTGCTGACCGAGGCACGCACCGTGGACGAGCTGGGCGGCCTGATTGTGAGCAAGGTCCAGTTCGTGCCGGGCATCACGCGGACGCTGACATGCTCCGTGGTAAACCTCTGA
- a CDS encoding thiamine-phosphate kinase, with protein MSIAEAGEFGLIGRIVSRLGSGEATLIGPGDDAAVIRASDGRVVASTDVLVEGRHFRRDWCGPEDVGHRAAAANLADIAAMGAVPTALLVALCMPTGLDIGWAEGLADGLSAEAGLVGATVVGGDTSSSPTLTIAVTALGDLRGADPVRRDGAKPGDVLALCGRIGYAAAGLTVLSRGFRTPKLLVEAYRRPVVPYAAGPQAARLGATSMIDVSDGLLQDLGHIATASSVGIDVRRDAFELPGQMRDAASALGVDPYLWLLAGGDDHPLAATFPPGVTLPPEWRVVGSVQDGSTVTVDGKAWTGGTGWDHFR; from the coding sequence GTGAGCATCGCAGAGGCCGGTGAATTCGGGCTGATCGGCCGAATCGTCTCCCGGCTCGGCTCGGGAGAGGCCACCCTGATCGGCCCCGGCGACGACGCCGCCGTGATCCGCGCCTCCGACGGGCGAGTGGTCGCCTCCACCGACGTGCTCGTCGAAGGCCGGCACTTCCGCCGCGACTGGTGTGGCCCCGAGGACGTCGGGCATCGGGCCGCCGCCGCCAACCTGGCCGACATCGCCGCGATGGGTGCCGTGCCCACCGCCCTGCTCGTCGCCCTCTGCATGCCCACCGGACTGGACATCGGCTGGGCCGAGGGTCTCGCCGACGGTCTCAGCGCCGAAGCCGGACTGGTCGGTGCCACCGTGGTCGGCGGCGACACCTCGTCGAGCCCCACCCTGACCATCGCCGTCACCGCCCTCGGTGACCTGCGCGGCGCCGACCCGGTCCGCCGGGACGGTGCCAAGCCCGGTGACGTCCTGGCCCTGTGCGGGCGGATCGGGTACGCGGCGGCCGGGCTCACCGTCCTGTCCCGCGGGTTCCGGACCCCCAAACTGCTGGTCGAGGCCTACCGCCGGCCCGTCGTCCCGTACGCGGCCGGACCCCAGGCGGCCCGGCTCGGCGCCACCTCGATGATCGACGTCTCCGACGGGCTGCTCCAGGACCTCGGCCACATCGCCACCGCCAGCTCGGTCGGGATCGACGTGCGGCGGGACGCCTTCGAACTGCCCGGCCAGATGCGTGACGCGGCCAGCGCGCTCGGCGTCGACCCCTACCTCTGGCTGCTCGCCGGCGGCGACGACCACCCGCTGGCGGCGACCTTCCCGCCCGGTGTCACGCTGCCGCCGGAGTGGCGGGTGGTCGGCTCGGTCCAGGACGGGAGCACGGTGACCGTCGACGGCAAGGCGTGGACCGGCGGCACCGGCTGGGATCACTTCCGCTGA
- a CDS encoding GNAT family N-acetyltransferase translates to MSELEIHQTRFDTPEVQKIVADAMAELARRYGGSGDDTPIALTDFDPPLGRFFIAVQDGEPVGCAGWRRHGDDAELKRMFTAEAARGRGVARRILAVIEESAREAGLQRVILETGDQQPEAIALYESRGYQRIEDFGHYRGHAGVLSFARAL, encoded by the coding sequence GTGAGTGAGCTGGAGATACATCAGACGCGGTTCGATACACCCGAGGTGCAGAAGATCGTCGCCGACGCGATGGCGGAGCTGGCCCGCCGGTACGGCGGCAGTGGTGACGACACCCCGATCGCGCTGACTGATTTCGATCCGCCGCTCGGCCGGTTCTTCATCGCTGTTCAGGACGGCGAGCCGGTCGGCTGCGCGGGCTGGCGCCGGCACGGGGACGACGCCGAGCTGAAGCGGATGTTCACGGCGGAGGCGGCGCGTGGACGCGGGGTGGCCCGGCGGATCCTGGCCGTGATCGAGGAGTCGGCGCGTGAGGCCGGGCTCCAGCGGGTCATCCTGGAGACCGGGGACCAGCAGCCCGAGGCGATCGCGCTTTACGAGTCACGTGGGTATCAGCGGATCGAGGACTTCGGCCACTACCGGGGACACGCCGGGGTGCTGTCGTTCGCGCGGGCCCTCTGA
- the rpmB gene encoding 50S ribosomal protein L28, which translates to MASVCDVCAKGPGFGHNVPWSKKKTNRRWNPNIQSVRTPAGGGTTKKLQVCTSCIKAGKVVRA; encoded by the coding sequence GTGGCAAGCGTGTGCGACGTCTGTGCGAAGGGACCCGGCTTCGGACACAACGTGCCGTGGTCGAAGAAGAAGACGAACCGTCGGTGGAACCCGAACATCCAGTCGGTTCGCACCCCCGCAGGTGGTGGCACCACCAAGAAGCTGCAGGTCTGCACCTCGTGCATCAAGGCCGGCAAGGTTGTCCGCGCCTGA
- a CDS encoding DAK2 domain-containing protein, protein MLDTLDAAAVRRWCDGGLAALRAHQREIDELNVYPVPDGDTGTNLVLTLTAAQQALTSGLEEPGPGGPMRRMARGALLGARGNSGVIVSQILRGMADSFTAAVAVRGGELARALRTATDAAYAAVARPVEGTVLSVVAAAAEAAGRISSDSLLTVARAAAGAATEALARTPQQLPVLARAGVVDAGGRGLCLLLDALVAAVDTEAAPAGDKDLENPGWGTDTAPVIGPVGPHGYEVQFLLDATDSAVERLRVTLAGLGDSLVVVGTGDGDPPTWNVHVHVTEIGPVIEAGVGAGRPYRISVTPLEGHRPGADRRGAVVVADGDGLTALFEAEGAVVVDRNPSTAEMLAAVTATGAGSVVLLPNDANTHAVAVSAAREAETTGVRVSVVPTRSPVQALAALAVRDGQRPFADDVIAMAEAAGACRSGEVCTAQRDALTVAGPCHAGELLGLVDGEVHVIGGDLAEVSRRLLDRMLGGGGELVTLVLGADAPPGFEEELRGHVHRTWPFIELQCYAGGQPRYHLLAGVE, encoded by the coding sequence GTGCTGGACACCCTCGACGCCGCCGCGGTACGCCGCTGGTGCGATGGCGGGCTCGCGGCGCTCCGGGCACATCAGCGTGAGATCGACGAGCTGAACGTCTATCCGGTGCCCGACGGCGACACCGGGACCAACCTGGTGCTGACCCTGACCGCGGCCCAGCAGGCGCTGACCTCCGGGCTGGAGGAGCCGGGTCCGGGCGGCCCGATGCGGCGGATGGCCCGTGGGGCGCTGCTGGGCGCCCGAGGCAACTCCGGCGTCATCGTCTCGCAGATCCTGCGCGGGATGGCCGACTCGTTCACCGCCGCGGTCGCGGTGCGCGGCGGTGAGCTGGCCCGGGCGTTGCGGACGGCGACGGACGCGGCCTACGCGGCGGTGGCCCGGCCGGTCGAGGGCACCGTGCTGTCGGTGGTGGCGGCGGCTGCCGAGGCCGCCGGGCGGATCAGCTCGGACAGCCTGCTCACGGTCGCGCGGGCGGCGGCGGGGGCGGCCACCGAGGCGTTGGCCCGGACCCCGCAGCAGCTGCCGGTGCTGGCCCGGGCCGGAGTGGTCGACGCCGGCGGCCGGGGCCTCTGCCTGCTGCTGGACGCCCTGGTGGCGGCCGTGGACACCGAAGCCGCGCCGGCCGGTGACAAAGACCTGGAAAACCCCGGCTGGGGTACGGATACCGCTCCCGTGATCGGCCCGGTCGGGCCACACGGCTACGAGGTGCAGTTCCTGCTGGACGCCACCGACTCGGCTGTGGAGCGGCTGCGCGTGACCCTGGCCGGGCTCGGTGACTCCCTGGTGGTCGTCGGTACCGGCGATGGCGATCCGCCGACCTGGAACGTCCACGTGCACGTGACCGAGATCGGCCCGGTGATCGAGGCCGGAGTCGGCGCCGGCCGCCCGTACCGGATCAGTGTCACCCCGCTGGAGGGGCATCGGCCGGGAGCGGACCGCCGGGGTGCCGTGGTCGTCGCCGACGGCGACGGGCTGACGGCGCTGTTCGAGGCGGAGGGCGCCGTGGTGGTGGACCGTAATCCGTCGACGGCGGAGATGCTGGCGGCGGTGACGGCGACCGGTGCGGGTTCGGTGGTGCTGCTGCCGAACGACGCGAACACACACGCGGTGGCGGTGTCGGCGGCCCGTGAGGCGGAGACCACCGGGGTTCGGGTCAGTGTCGTCCCGACCCGGTCGCCGGTGCAGGCGCTGGCGGCCCTGGCGGTCCGGGACGGGCAGCGCCCGTTCGCCGACGACGTGATCGCGATGGCGGAGGCGGCCGGGGCCTGCCGGTCCGGTGAGGTGTGCACCGCCCAGCGGGACGCCCTGACGGTGGCCGGCCCGTGCCACGCCGGTGAGCTGCTGGGCCTGGTCGACGGCGAGGTGCACGTGATCGGCGGTGATCTGGCCGAGGTGAGCCGCCGGCTGCTGGACCGGATGCTCGGCGGCGGCGGCGAGCTGGTGACACTGGTGCTGGGCGCTGACGCCCCGCCCGGTTTCGAGGAGGAGTTGCGCGGTCATGTGCATCGCACCTGGCCGTTCATCGAGCTGCAGTGCTACGCGGGAGGGCAGCCCCGTTACCACCTGTTGGCAGGAGTCGAATGA
- the recG gene encoding ATP-dependent DNA helicase RecG yields MTTTDTPLEKVLGAKTAKALDQHLELRTAGDLIYHFPRRYDERGEHTDLRSLEVDEQVTVLAQVQTMNVKPMRQRRGNMLEITIGDGSGATLSCTFFNQAWRERELRKGVWGLFAGKVTEFRGKRQLNGPAYQLLSADATKDDAAAEIEEFAGALIPVYPAAQAVPTWVIAKCVRTLLDTFQPPEDPMPAEVRAKRNLVGISTALREIHRPSSEPALYAAKHRLKWDEAFAVQLTLVRRRAKAAAAPGTARPRADDGLLTRFDAGLPYELTDGQREVGEEIAADLARPHPMHRLLQGEVGSGKTLVSVRAMLQVVDAGGQAALLAPTEVLATQHFRGISAQLGALGRAGELDGDPHGTQLTLVTGSLGAAARRAAVAKAADGTAGIVVGTHALLYEGVDFKDLGLVVVDEQHRFGVEQRDALRAKAARPPHVLVMTATPIPRTVAMTVYGDLETSILSQLPRGRSPIASHVVPALDKPAYLDRAWVRIKEEVKAGHQAYVVCPRIGEDEETPPKDGEPERRPPLAVTEVLPLLRDDYLKGLRIEMLHGKMPADEKDAVMRRFAAGDVDVLVATTVIEVGVDVPNSTVMLILDADRFGVSQLHQLRGRVGRGSAPGICLLHTESQEGSAARERLDAVASTTDGFKLSEIDLEQRREGDVLGASQSGKHSHLRLLSLLRDEKLIKEARAEASELIGDDPDLSLYPALAASVAALVDEDRAEYLEKG; encoded by the coding sequence ATGACCACGACCGACACTCCGCTGGAGAAGGTGCTGGGCGCGAAGACCGCCAAAGCCCTGGACCAGCACCTGGAGTTGCGAACCGCGGGTGACCTGATCTATCACTTCCCCCGGCGGTACGACGAACGCGGCGAGCACACCGACCTGCGCAGTCTGGAGGTGGACGAGCAGGTCACCGTGCTGGCCCAGGTGCAGACGATGAATGTGAAACCGATGCGCCAGCGCCGTGGCAACATGCTCGAGATCACCATCGGTGACGGTTCCGGCGCCACCCTGAGCTGCACGTTCTTCAACCAGGCGTGGCGCGAGCGGGAGTTGCGCAAGGGAGTCTGGGGACTGTTCGCCGGCAAGGTGACCGAGTTCCGGGGCAAGCGCCAGCTGAACGGTCCCGCCTATCAGCTGCTCAGCGCGGACGCCACCAAGGACGACGCGGCCGCCGAGATCGAGGAGTTCGCCGGCGCCCTGATCCCGGTCTATCCGGCCGCGCAGGCGGTGCCGACGTGGGTGATCGCCAAGTGTGTGCGGACGCTGCTGGACACGTTCCAGCCGCCGGAGGACCCGATGCCGGCCGAGGTGCGGGCGAAACGGAACCTGGTGGGGATCAGCACCGCGCTGCGGGAGATCCACCGGCCGAGTTCGGAACCGGCGCTCTATGCGGCGAAACACCGGCTGAAGTGGGACGAGGCGTTCGCCGTACAACTGACCCTGGTCCGGCGCCGGGCGAAAGCCGCCGCGGCGCCCGGCACCGCCCGGCCCCGCGCCGACGACGGGTTGCTGACCCGGTTCGACGCCGGGTTGCCCTACGAGCTGACCGACGGCCAGCGGGAGGTGGGCGAGGAGATCGCCGCCGACCTGGCCCGGCCGCACCCGATGCACCGGCTGTTGCAGGGCGAGGTCGGTTCCGGGAAGACCCTGGTCTCGGTGCGCGCGATGCTCCAGGTGGTGGACGCCGGCGGGCAGGCGGCCCTGCTGGCGCCGACCGAGGTGCTGGCCACCCAGCACTTCCGGGGGATCAGCGCCCAGCTGGGCGCGCTGGGCCGGGCCGGTGAACTCGACGGCGATCCGCACGGCACCCAGTTGACCCTGGTCACCGGCTCGCTGGGTGCGGCGGCCCGGCGGGCGGCGGTGGCGAAAGCCGCGGACGGGACGGCCGGGATCGTGGTGGGCACCCATGCGCTGCTCTACGAGGGTGTCGACTTCAAGGACCTGGGCCTGGTGGTGGTCGACGAACAGCACCGGTTCGGGGTGGAGCAGCGGGACGCGCTGCGGGCGAAAGCGGCCCGGCCCCCGCACGTGCTGGTGATGACGGCGACACCGATCCCGCGGACGGTGGCGATGACCGTCTACGGCGACCTGGAGACGTCGATCCTGTCGCAGCTGCCGCGCGGCCGGTCGCCGATCGCCTCGCACGTGGTCCCGGCGCTGGACAAACCGGCCTACCTGGACCGTGCCTGGGTGCGGATCAAGGAGGAGGTCAAAGCCGGGCACCAGGCGTACGTGGTCTGCCCCCGGATCGGTGAGGACGAGGAGACGCCACCGAAGGACGGGGAACCGGAACGCCGCCCGCCGCTGGCCGTGACCGAGGTGCTGCCGCTGCTGCGTGACGACTACCTCAAAGGCCTGCGGATCGAGATGCTGCACGGCAAGATGCCGGCGGACGAGAAGGACGCGGTGATGCGCCGGTTCGCCGCCGGAGACGTGGACGTGCTGGTGGCGACCACGGTGATCGAGGTGGGCGTGGACGTGCCGAACTCGACGGTGATGCTGATCCTGGACGCCGACCGGTTCGGGGTGTCCCAGTTGCACCAGTTGCGCGGCCGGGTGGGCCGGGGTTCGGCGCCCGGCATCTGCCTGCTGCACACCGAGTCGCAGGAGGGTTCCGCGGCCCGCGAGCGGCTGGACGCGGTGGCCTCGACGACCGACGGTTTCAAACTGTCCGAGATCGACCTGGAGCAGCGCCGGGAAGGTGACGTGCTGGGCGCGTCGCAGTCCGGCAAACACTCGCATCTGCGGCTGTTGTCACTGCTCCGCGACGAGAAACTGATCAAGGAGGCTCGGGCCGAGGCGTCCGAGCTGATCGGCGACGACCCGGATCTCTCGCTCTACCCGGCGCTGGCGGCTTCGGTCGCGGCCCTGGTCGACGAGGACCGGGCTGAATATTTGGAGAAGGGTTGA
- a CDS encoding DUF952 domain-containing protein: MIFHICPRDAWVKAQETGSYAGDALATEGFIHCSAGDWVHVPATRFFRGRTDLLLLEIDETRLGVPVTWEDGVPPEPDGRQFPHIYGEMPTGAVVAVSDYPPRPDGSFAPID, encoded by the coding sequence TTGATCTTCCACATCTGCCCGCGCGACGCGTGGGTCAAGGCACAGGAGACCGGTTCGTACGCGGGGGACGCCCTCGCGACCGAGGGTTTCATCCACTGCTCGGCCGGCGACTGGGTGCACGTCCCGGCGACCCGGTTCTTCCGCGGCCGTACCGACCTGCTGCTCCTGGAGATCGACGAGACGCGGCTCGGAGTGCCGGTGACCTGGGAGGACGGTGTCCCGCCGGAGCCGGACGGGCGGCAGTTCCCGCACATCTACGGAGAGATGCCGACGGGCGCGGTGGTAGCCGTTTCCGACTATCCACCGCGCCCGGACGGTTCGTTCGCGCCTATCGACTAG
- a CDS encoding LPXTG cell wall anchor domain-containing protein, whose translation MNVSKSPLRRATALVAGSLIGMAGAVAFASPALAHHSVVKGLSSCDQVTGEWVVDWSVTAIGVRVDQPFQWTQVSLTPAGTTIDNADIAVTGKNLSSGRTITGKQRVPGSESSASLTVRAKWDNGVEDRNPITGTVPLDGECGKTPPPPTDEESPSPSPSASSPSASPSASASSPSASPSVSSPAPSSPAPSSPVPSTSTTPPAGIPEEVPAEPIFSQTCDTITIGVDNTNNDSKFTIEYETSKGEERTLVVEPGKEGSETFSATDGFTVDVTFTVEYEGETYTESATIPFEKGEDCTGGGGGGDLPLTGAAAGGVAGGAAALLAIGGGLFFMARRRKVKFTA comes from the coding sequence GTGAACGTGTCCAAGTCCCCGCTCCGTCGGGCGACCGCCCTGGTTGCCGGCTCATTGATCGGCATGGCAGGCGCCGTGGCGTTCGCCTCCCCCGCCCTGGCCCACCACAGCGTGGTGAAGGGCCTTTCCAGCTGCGACCAGGTCACCGGCGAATGGGTCGTGGACTGGAGCGTCACGGCTATCGGCGTCCGAGTCGACCAGCCCTTCCAGTGGACCCAGGTGTCCCTGACGCCGGCCGGCACCACGATCGACAACGCCGACATCGCTGTCACCGGCAAGAACCTGAGTAGTGGCCGGACCATCACCGGTAAGCAGCGGGTCCCCGGCAGCGAGTCGAGCGCCTCGCTGACCGTTCGGGCCAAGTGGGACAACGGCGTTGAGGACCGGAACCCGATCACCGGCACCGTCCCGCTCGACGGCGAGTGTGGCAAGACGCCGCCTCCCCCCACCGACGAAGAGTCGCCGAGCCCCAGCCCGAGCGCCAGCAGCCCGTCTGCCAGCCCGAGCGCCAGCGCCAGCAGCCCGTCTGCCAGCCCGAGCGTCAGCAGCCCGGCTCCGAGCAGCCCCGCGCCCAGCAGCCCGGTGCCCAGCACCAGCACCACCCCGCCGGCGGGCATCCCGGAGGAGGTGCCGGCCGAGCCGATCTTCTCGCAGACCTGCGACACGATCACGATCGGTGTCGACAACACGAACAACGACAGCAAGTTCACCATCGAGTACGAGACCAGCAAGGGCGAAGAGCGCACCCTGGTCGTCGAGCCCGGCAAGGAAGGTTCCGAGACCTTCAGTGCCACCGATGGCTTCACCGTCGACGTGACCTTCACTGTCGAGTACGAGGGCGAGACCTACACCGAGTCCGCGACCATCCCGTTCGAAAAGGGTGAGGACTGCACCGGCGGCGGTGGCGGTGGCGACCTGCCGCTGACCGGCGCGGCTGCGGGTGGTGTCGCCGGTGGCGCTGCCGCTCTGCTCGCCATCGGTGGTGGCCTCTTCTTCATGGCTCGTCGTCGCAAGGTGAAGTTCACCGCCTGA
- the rsmD gene encoding 16S rRNA (guanine(966)-N(2))-methyltransferase RsmD: MTRIIAGVHGGRRLSAPSGAHTRPTSDRVREAFFSALETMTELSGARVADLYAGSGAIGLESLSRGASHALLVEADAKAARVIRDNVVLLKVGPATRLVTGKVLQVLGDPPAGGPYDVVFADPPYELGDDEIDTVQRELVANGWLSDDAVVIFERSRRSGPMNWVDGLAGDRTRRYGDTTLWYGRRS; this comes from the coding sequence ATGACCAGGATTATCGCGGGTGTGCACGGAGGGCGGCGCTTGTCCGCCCCGTCCGGCGCTCACACCAGGCCCACATCGGACCGTGTCCGGGAGGCCTTCTTCAGTGCACTGGAAACGATGACCGAACTGTCCGGAGCGCGAGTCGCCGACCTGTATGCCGGGTCCGGCGCCATCGGCCTGGAGTCGCTGTCGCGGGGCGCGAGTCACGCGCTGCTGGTCGAGGCGGACGCCAAGGCCGCGCGGGTGATCCGGGACAATGTCGTGCTGCTCAAGGTCGGCCCGGCCACCCGGCTGGTGACCGGCAAGGTCCTGCAGGTCCTCGGTGACCCGCCGGCGGGTGGGCCGTACGACGTGGTCTTCGCCGATCCGCCCTATGAGCTCGGTGACGACGAGATCGACACCGTGCAGCGGGAGCTGGTGGCCAACGGATGGCTGTCCGACGACGCGGTGGTGATCTTCGAACGATCCCGGCGCAGCGGCCCGATGAACTGGGTGGACGGTCTAGCAGGCGACCGTACCCGGCGTTACGGTGACACCACTCTTTGGTACGGTCGCCGATCATGA